Proteins from a single region of Nitrososphaerota archaeon:
- a CDS encoding zinc-binding dehydrogenase translates to MKAVRFHRHGGTEVLQYEEAPDPTPTADEVLVSVKACALNHLDIWARNGLPNVKIPLPHISGSDIAGEVEWVPPEEKEFQKGDAVIVNPGLGCGRCDRCLSGRDNQCREYTITGYGVDGGYAQLVKARRTHLVRKPDGMTFEEAASFPLVSETAYHMLVTKARVSPGDTVLVLGGNSGVGSAAIQLAKVFGARVIATAGGSEKLEKAKALGADEVIDHYSQDVLEEVKKFTGRRGVDVVVEHVGKSTWDRSVKALAKGGRLVTCGATTGADVATDLRYVYNRELTIYGSFMAGMGELLEVVKLYEKGRLRTVVDSVYPLERAADAQARMEESKHFGKIVLKV, encoded by the coding sequence GTGAAGGCCGTCAGATTCCACAGGCATGGGGGGACTGAAGTGCTACAGTACGAGGAAGCCCCTGATCCAACGCCGACCGCAGACGAAGTCTTGGTGAGTGTGAAGGCGTGTGCCCTCAACCACCTCGATATCTGGGCGCGGAACGGCCTCCCCAACGTAAAGATTCCCCTTCCCCACATCTCGGGGAGCGACATCGCCGGGGAGGTAGAGTGGGTCCCCCCGGAGGAGAAGGAGTTCCAGAAGGGGGACGCCGTCATAGTCAACCCCGGGCTCGGGTGCGGGCGGTGCGACAGATGCCTCTCCGGGAGAGACAACCAGTGCAGGGAGTACACCATAACCGGATACGGTGTGGACGGGGGCTATGCTCAGCTCGTCAAGGCGAGGAGGACGCACCTCGTCAGGAAGCCAGATGGGATGACATTCGAAGAGGCGGCGTCCTTCCCTCTCGTCTCAGAAACAGCATATCATATGCTCGTGACGAAGGCCAGGGTGTCCCCCGGGGACACCGTCCTGGTCCTAGGGGGGAACTCCGGAGTGGGCTCCGCTGCCATCCAGCTGGCTAAGGTGTTCGGCGCCAGAGTGATTGCGACTGCGGGAGGGTCCGAGAAGCTGGAGAAGGCGAAGGCGCTCGGAGCCGACGAAGTAATCGACCACTACTCACAGGACGTGCTCGAGGAGGTGAAGAAGTTCACTGGGAGGAGAGGGGTGGACGTCGTCGTCGAGCACGTGGGGAAATCAACGTGGGATCGGAGCGTGAAGGCGTTGGCCAAGGGAGGGAGGCTGGTCACTTGCGGGGCGACGACAGGGGCAGACGTCGCAACCGACCTCAGGTACGTCTACAACCGGGAGCTGACCATCTACGGGAGCTTCATGGCAGGGATGGGGGAGCTCCTTGAAGTGGTGAAGCTCTACGAAAAGGGGAGGCTCAGGACCGTCGTCGATTCCGTGTACCCGCTTGAGCGCGCCGCCGACGCCCAGGCGAGAATGGAGGAGAGCAAGCACTTCGGGAAGATAGTCCTGAAGGTCTAG
- a CDS encoding pyridoxal-phosphate dependent enzyme has translation MQSLKCVRCSKLTESERLDPSCERCGGAVLFSGQPVSFPTRAELDGSPAGVWRYRAFLPPVSLEQVVSLGEGGTPLLRSQRLGKELGLGNLLIKDESRNPTGSFMDRGSTVLLSLAKGRGVRECDCVTTGNLGASLAAYCAKAGVRAVIKVPPNVDRGKLYQMLAYGAELDSTPGRRAAGHHGDALSVSASNPFILEGEKTTGFELAQELGWNLPDVIVVPVGTGGHLTMVWRAIRELRAAGLAEGSCRLLGVRLGTPFVGRRGRGSRSGDGEGEPSPAELESEPLFGAEAAASVSESGGRTMEVSPREMIEATGLLARTEGIFAEPSASSVVAAIEGAVEEGYIGATEMVVCVITGAGLKDTRSVTKLAREARKPEPAIPFGGAGPAMGRTKVELLRLLQDGPGYGYDLRAKLSADRVMSTASVYQHLTELEAAGMVRRRGTVAAKGRERVFYEITGRGTTLLALAGRLEELAARGANPPNGRPIRGAFR, from the coding sequence GTGCAGTCGCTGAAGTGCGTGCGTTGCTCGAAGCTGACGGAGTCGGAGCGGCTGGATCCTTCCTGCGAAAGGTGTGGAGGTGCAGTCCTCTTCTCCGGCCAGCCTGTTTCGTTCCCGACGAGAGCGGAGCTGGACGGGTCTCCAGCCGGCGTCTGGAGATACCGCGCCTTCCTCCCTCCGGTTAGCCTTGAGCAGGTGGTCAGCCTGGGTGAAGGGGGGACCCCGCTCCTCCGGTCCCAGAGGCTGGGCAAGGAGCTGGGGCTTGGTAACCTCCTGATCAAGGACGAGAGCCGGAACCCGACCGGCTCTTTCATGGACAGGGGCTCTACGGTCCTTCTCAGCCTCGCGAAGGGGAGGGGAGTCAGGGAGTGCGACTGCGTGACCACAGGGAACCTCGGCGCTTCGCTCGCGGCGTACTGTGCCAAGGCCGGCGTGAGAGCGGTAATCAAGGTCCCCCCGAACGTTGACCGCGGGAAGCTCTATCAGATGCTCGCCTACGGGGCCGAACTGGACTCGACTCCCGGGAGAAGGGCTGCCGGCCACCACGGGGACGCTCTGAGCGTCTCAGCGAGCAACCCGTTCATCCTTGAGGGCGAAAAGACGACAGGATTCGAGCTGGCCCAAGAATTGGGCTGGAATCTCCCAGACGTCATCGTGGTTCCGGTAGGGACAGGGGGCCACCTGACCATGGTATGGAGGGCGATCCGGGAGCTCCGCGCGGCAGGGCTGGCCGAAGGTAGCTGCAGGCTGCTGGGTGTCAGGCTTGGCACCCCTTTCGTCGGCCGGAGGGGAAGAGGATCAAGGTCTGGGGACGGGGAAGGCGAACCCTCCCCAGCCGAGCTGGAGTCAGAGCCCCTCTTCGGGGCGGAGGCGGCTGCTTCGGTGTCCGAGTCGGGCGGGAGGACAATGGAGGTTTCCCCAAGGGAGATGATCGAAGCCACGGGGTTACTGGCGCGGACCGAGGGCATATTCGCCGAGCCCTCCGCTTCCTCGGTGGTAGCTGCCATAGAAGGGGCCGTCGAAGAAGGGTATATCGGCGCCACTGAGATGGTTGTCTGCGTAATCACCGGCGCCGGGCTCAAGGACACGAGATCGGTGACGAAGCTTGCGAGGGAGGCAAGGAAACCCGAGCCCGCCATCCCCTTCGGGGGGGCCGGGCCTGCTATGGGAAGGACCAAGGTCGAGCTCCTCCGCCTGTTGCAGGACGGCCCTGGCTACGGCTACGACCTCCGTGCGAAGCTCAGCGCGGACCGGGTGATGTCCACGGCAAGCGTCTACCAGCACCTAACGGAGCTAGAAGCCGCCGGGATGGTCCGCAGGAGGGGGACCGTTGCAGCGAAGGGAAGGGAGAGGGTCTTTTACGAAATCACGGGGCGAGGGACGACCCTGCTCGCACTGGCCGGGCGGCTCGAGGAGCTGGCGGCTCGCGGCGCGAACCCACCGAATGGGCGTCCCATCAGAGGCGCGTTCAGATAG
- a CDS encoding VIT1/CCC1 transporter family protein, whose protein sequence is MPYSARLGLSAEQREKHPHIPARQVLDRVVLGGSDGAIEGLAMTAALNGAGVPFGTIALAGLAFALAGAISMFFSSYLSRRSELDSLKIDMSREMMEIETEPDEERREMVDLLKKDGYGDAEVEVIMGRLVKNKELWLKEMLRRELRVNVEDARMGVFSRPAAAGTAFLLLALLTVVPYTFQVPRIDALLGSVAASLFALFVLGSKVFVPRSFRPASGLESALIGAVAGILLYLIGLLVSAI, encoded by the coding sequence GTGCCGTATTCCGCCCGACTAGGTCTGTCGGCCGAACAGAGAGAGAAGCATCCGCACATTCCTGCCCGCCAGGTCTTGGACAGGGTCGTCCTCGGAGGGAGCGACGGCGCCATCGAAGGCTTGGCCATGACCGCCGCCCTTAACGGGGCGGGGGTGCCCTTCGGGACTATAGCCCTAGCCGGCCTGGCATTCGCCCTGGCGGGCGCCATCTCCATGTTCTTCAGCAGTTATCTTTCCCGGAGGTCCGAGCTGGACTCTCTGAAGATAGACATGAGCAGGGAGATGATGGAGATCGAAACGGAGCCCGACGAAGAGAGAAGAGAGATGGTAGACCTCCTGAAGAAGGACGGGTACGGCGACGCCGAGGTAGAAGTGATAATGGGGAGGCTGGTCAAGAACAAGGAGCTCTGGCTGAAGGAGATGCTCCGGAGGGAGTTGCGGGTGAATGTGGAGGACGCCCGCATGGGCGTTTTCTCCAGGCCAGCGGCGGCTGGAACGGCTTTTCTCCTGCTTGCGCTCCTGACCGTTGTCCCGTACACCTTCCAGGTCCCCCGGATTGACGCCCTTCTGGGTTCGGTGGCTGCTTCGCTCTTCGCATTGTTCGTGCTCGGTTCGAAGGTCTTCGTGCCGAGGAGCTTCCGCCCCGCCTCCGGTCTCGAGTCCGCGCTGATCGGAGCCGTAGCCGGGATTCTCCTCTATCTGATAGGGCTGCTCGTGTCGGCTATCTGA
- a CDS encoding OsmC family protein produces MSEERWLAEVKWDEGNVFLGSDTSGHTVVYDSAEGVQKGISPMRAVLTSLGACTGMDVVAILKKRKQNLTSLKIFLSGDRPEHGLPKPWTSIHVKYVLSGVALDKGYVEEAIRDSTEKFCSVGATLQPTARISHSYEIVP; encoded by the coding sequence TTGAGTGAAGAGCGCTGGCTCGCTGAGGTGAAGTGGGACGAGGGGAACGTCTTCCTCGGTTCCGACACCTCAGGGCACACCGTCGTTTACGACTCGGCAGAGGGGGTCCAGAAGGGCATCAGTCCGATGAGGGCGGTCCTCACCTCGCTCGGCGCCTGCACCGGGATGGACGTCGTCGCCATACTAAAGAAGCGCAAGCAGAACTTGACGTCGCTGAAAATCTTCCTCTCGGGCGATAGGCCGGAGCACGGGCTCCCGAAGCCCTGGACTTCCATACACGTGAAGTACGTCCTCTCCGGTGTCGCCCTTGACAAGGGGTATGTGGAAGAAGCGATCAGGGACAGCACGGAGAAGTTCTGCAGCGTCGGGGCTACATTGCAGCCCACCGCTAGGATCTCGCACTCCTACGAGATAGTCCCCTAG
- a CDS encoding AAA family ATPase → MTPPRSVFRDESVLLQEYLPHQIPHREAQLKKLELYFQGVAQNASKASQTVMITGPVGCHRKGQLVLTFNGPMKRVEDVVQGDLLMGPDSTPRRVLETVHGFGKMVEVQPFKGKPFVVSEDHILTVIQARPRECPRKPSDGTDGVVKDVRVSELLKLQRLHVGPKALYKLVRTGADFPKIPEGPIDPHFLGICLGGGGGTHGSTGITSADAEIATIVKEQSEKYAPKTRQYPAGQAQQRTLMVGRTGGQTLLNDLAKDLMALGLYKMTAESKFIPFQYKFGSRKTRSEVLAGLLDADGSLETGSFDYITESRQLAEDAAFVARSLGFYAFVRAKSSHDQSGRKGPQYRVGISGDISKIPTRVKRKQAPLRKQKMSVLRTGFALKPLGEEEYFGFRVDGDRRYLLDDFTVTHNSGKTMLAKKLLLESLPRKASLYGNLVKVVHVNCRIDRTIQAIMVKALKSLGQNYPTRGYSFEELLTALVEELRTNRMHLVIAFDEVDSLVLSDPSSLYIITRLREMAPGSQVLSSVLISKTTDYLKKVDLSTLSSLQWNEIVLDGYPSEQLADILASRVEAFNDGCFDDDMIQLAADIAGTYGDARYALDLIWRAGKLADDSGSPRVLPEHIRSAKASLPPQLRKEELAYLTMHQKLLLLAASALLKKGGSAYVTIGEVEKSYSALCEDMKLAAYHHTQVWSDISELSRKGIIETQLSGKGVRGRTTMIGLSLVSAKELMAELEKGMVADVRA, encoded by the coding sequence ATGACACCACCACGCTCGGTCTTCAGGGACGAATCGGTACTCCTTCAGGAGTACCTCCCTCACCAGATTCCCCACCGCGAAGCGCAGCTCAAGAAGCTAGAGCTCTACTTCCAGGGCGTGGCGCAGAACGCCTCGAAGGCGAGCCAGACGGTGATGATAACGGGTCCGGTGGGATGCCACAGAAAGGGACAACTCGTTCTGACGTTCAACGGCCCAATGAAACGCGTCGAAGATGTGGTTCAAGGAGATTTGTTGATGGGTCCAGATAGCACACCGAGACGAGTGCTTGAGACGGTGCATGGCTTTGGAAAAATGGTCGAAGTCCAACCCTTCAAGGGGAAACCGTTCGTCGTCTCCGAAGACCACATCCTCACTGTCATACAGGCCCGACCGAGGGAATGCCCACGAAAGCCATCGGACGGCACGGACGGGGTTGTCAAGGATGTCCGGGTAAGCGAGCTACTGAAGCTCCAAAGGCTGCACGTTGGTCCTAAGGCGTTGTACAAGTTAGTCAGGACCGGAGCCGACTTCCCGAAGATACCGGAAGGACCCATCGACCCGCATTTCCTTGGCATATGTCTAGGGGGTGGTGGGGGTACTCATGGCAGCACAGGCATCACTTCGGCGGACGCGGAAATTGCAACAATCGTAAAGGAGCAGTCTGAAAAATACGCGCCGAAAACACGCCAGTACCCGGCAGGTCAAGCTCAACAACGCACGCTAATGGTGGGGAGGACAGGCGGCCAAACGCTACTGAACGATCTGGCCAAGGACCTGATGGCGCTGGGCCTCTACAAGATGACAGCTGAATCGAAGTTCATCCCATTCCAGTACAAGTTCGGCTCGAGAAAGACACGCTCCGAAGTTCTGGCTGGATTGCTCGACGCAGACGGCAGCCTGGAGACAGGGTCCTTCGATTACATCACAGAATCGAGACAGCTGGCTGAGGACGCGGCATTTGTAGCCCGGAGCCTAGGGTTCTACGCCTTCGTCAGGGCGAAGTCTTCTCACGACCAGTCTGGTCGTAAAGGGCCGCAGTACAGGGTCGGGATCTCGGGGGACATCTCCAAGATTCCCACTAGGGTCAAGCGAAAACAGGCGCCACTGCGGAAGCAGAAGATGAGCGTCCTAAGGACCGGTTTCGCGCTGAAACCTCTAGGGGAAGAGGAGTATTTCGGCTTCCGGGTCGACGGAGACAGGCGATATCTCTTGGACGACTTCACCGTGACGCATAACTCGGGAAAGACCATGCTGGCGAAGAAGCTCCTCCTCGAGTCGCTGCCGAGGAAGGCCTCTCTCTACGGAAATCTCGTAAAGGTCGTGCACGTCAACTGCAGGATAGATAGGACCATCCAGGCCATAATGGTGAAGGCCTTAAAGTCGCTCGGCCAGAACTACCCGACCCGAGGGTACAGCTTCGAGGAACTGTTGACCGCTTTGGTCGAGGAGCTCAGGACGAACCGGATGCACCTCGTCATCGCCTTCGACGAGGTCGACTCCCTGGTCCTCTCCGACCCGTCTTCCTTGTATATCATCACCCGCCTAAGAGAGATGGCGCCCGGGAGTCAGGTGCTGTCGTCTGTCCTGATATCCAAGACGACCGACTACCTCAAGAAGGTGGACCTGAGCACGCTCAGCTCGCTCCAGTGGAACGAGATCGTACTTGACGGCTACCCGTCGGAGCAGCTCGCAGACATCCTCGCCTCCCGGGTCGAAGCGTTCAACGACGGCTGCTTTGACGACGACATGATTCAGCTGGCCGCCGATATTGCGGGGACGTACGGCGACGCTCGCTACGCCCTGGATCTGATCTGGAGGGCGGGGAAACTGGCGGACGATTCGGGGTCGCCGCGGGTCCTCCCAGAGCACATAAGATCTGCCAAAGCCTCGCTCCCACCTCAGCTCAGGAAGGAGGAGCTGGCCTACCTGACCATGCACCAGAAGCTGCTACTGCTGGCGGCATCCGCCCTCCTGAAAAAGGGAGGCTCGGCCTACGTTACCATCGGGGAAGTGGAGAAGAGCTACTCCGCCCTCTGCGAGGACATGAAGCTTGCCGCATACCACCACACCCAGGTGTGGAGCGACATCAGCGAGCTCTCAAGGAAAGGGATCATCGAGACCCAGCTCTCTGGTAAGGGAGTCCGGGGGAGGACTACGATGATAGGGCTCTCCCTCGTCTCGGCGAAGGAGCTGATGGCCGAGCTCGAAAAGGGGATGGTCGCAGATGTTAGAGCTTGA
- a CDS encoding amino acid permease yields the protein MPETFVREATGIVKELSAWDVFAWTVVFFPWLTSWAGIFWVTPDYYQNVNYYAGLAVWGVIALVIVVLYWQLTSIMPKTGGDYVFISRILSSPVGFVASFLFFVALLISAGSGSYWAFTEAGTQLSFSGQALGNQWMASLGTAMNPGTSSSPELLMVGGLLILLVGTVVVAFGGRVLKYAVYTFFGMGAVAMVMVLVIFTTSSSSQFASAYASHFSGGISAVMAQAEAKGYTPGASLANLSAVVPLLFVSIGPYPVMQLVGGELKKPRRSLLYGLVLAEVVSIAVWFALTYLVDSRVGISFIEAWTVSNGGVATVPTAFATVLNGNPYLLWFLVAALFVGNIGWSWLAIAFISRLFLAWSFDRVIPARFASVSDRFHTPTVAIGFAAILAVVPMYLQYFTSFIATQVNSIFFYSVVWFLAALCAILLPLTRRDIYGQRKGVPLLSVLGVAAAALFAYLGYNSIANPAVGPFSVPAEVFTAVVVAVPAVIYATSRWYNKKRGIDLSTLHSRLPPD from the coding sequence TTGCCCGAGACATTCGTGAGGGAGGCCACAGGCATAGTGAAGGAGCTCTCTGCATGGGACGTCTTCGCCTGGACGGTCGTCTTCTTTCCGTGGCTCACCAGCTGGGCGGGGATTTTCTGGGTCACCCCCGATTATTACCAGAACGTGAACTACTACGCCGGCCTCGCGGTCTGGGGAGTCATCGCCTTGGTGATAGTGGTCTTGTACTGGCAGCTGACTTCCATCATGCCGAAGACGGGAGGTGACTACGTGTTCATCTCGAGGATACTCTCTAGTCCGGTGGGGTTCGTAGCGAGTTTCCTCTTCTTCGTGGCGCTTTTGATATCCGCAGGATCCGGTTCCTACTGGGCGTTCACCGAAGCGGGTACGCAGCTCTCCTTCTCGGGACAGGCCCTCGGGAACCAGTGGATGGCTTCACTCGGGACGGCGATGAACCCCGGGACTTCGAGCTCACCTGAGCTGCTGATGGTGGGAGGGCTCCTGATTCTCCTAGTGGGGACGGTCGTCGTGGCCTTTGGAGGTAGAGTGCTGAAGTACGCCGTCTACACATTCTTCGGGATGGGAGCCGTGGCTATGGTCATGGTTCTCGTGATTTTCACGACGAGCAGCAGCTCTCAGTTCGCGAGCGCCTACGCCAGTCACTTCAGCGGAGGGATTAGCGCGGTGATGGCCCAAGCCGAGGCGAAGGGATATACCCCTGGAGCCAGCCTCGCCAACCTCAGCGCCGTCGTCCCGCTCCTCTTCGTGAGCATCGGACCGTACCCGGTCATGCAACTGGTAGGAGGGGAACTGAAGAAACCCAGGAGGTCCCTCCTCTATGGGCTTGTCCTCGCCGAAGTCGTATCGATCGCCGTCTGGTTCGCTCTGACCTACCTCGTCGACTCGAGGGTAGGCATATCTTTCATTGAGGCATGGACGGTGTCGAATGGGGGAGTGGCCACCGTCCCCACGGCCTTCGCGACCGTCCTAAACGGAAACCCCTACCTGCTCTGGTTCCTGGTGGCAGCCCTCTTCGTCGGGAACATAGGGTGGTCGTGGCTGGCAATCGCATTCATCAGCAGGCTCTTCCTTGCTTGGTCGTTCGACAGGGTGATACCGGCAAGGTTCGCAAGCGTCAGCGACAGGTTCCACACACCCACGGTGGCCATAGGCTTCGCTGCTATCCTGGCGGTGGTCCCGATGTACCTTCAGTATTTCACTTCCTTCATAGCCACCCAGGTCAACTCCATCTTCTTCTATAGCGTCGTCTGGTTCCTCGCCGCCCTCTGTGCGATCCTTCTCCCTCTGACCAGGAGGGACATCTACGGGCAGAGGAAGGGGGTCCCGCTGCTGTCCGTCCTCGGCGTGGCAGCCGCAGCGCTGTTCGCGTATCTAGGGTACAACAGCATAGCGAACCCCGCGGTGGGGCCGTTCTCGGTCCCTGCCGAGGTCTTCACCGCCGTCGTTGTGGCCGTCCCGGCGGTGATCTACGCGACCTCGCGCTGGTACAACAAGAAGAGGGGCATAGATCTATCCACGCTCCACTCTAGGCTCCCGCCGGACTGA